Genomic DNA from Podospora pseudoanserina strain CBS 124.78 chromosome 4, whole genome shotgun sequence:
AGGCGCAGCTAGTGACCTGCATGGGAGGGTCAGTCTTATGACAGCTTCGCAGCCAATTGAACAACTGGTTCCCTTCAAGCTTTTTAGACAGCAATCTATCCGGCAGATGCACAAATATGTTTCACGTTGAGTTGTCAACGTCATCTGGAGGGCCACGGCACTTTATTGGGCTCGTTGATGTGTTTGATCAGCCCACCTTTCGTTGCACTGGGTTGTGGTTGACGAATCCACTTGAACTGCAATCGACTGTGAGAATTATCGCCAAGGGCGGGCATGGGAACATGAAAAATGGCGCTATTGATGGTCGCTTTGAACGGCTTCGAATTCATCGACAACCAGACTATGACGAGTGGACAACATCTTGCTATATTTTCGTGCTGTAAATCCCATTGCCTGTGTATTAGCGCAGGATATCAAGTGCGTGAAACATACCTTAGTCATTAGTGTTTCCTCATGTCTATTCAAGCCATTCGACTCCGTTGAAGGTCTCTTTACTGTATCTAAACTCCCACACTCTCGCAGAGCATATGCCCAGAAACCCCCCAAATACTTCGGTGAATAGGTAAACCCTTCACAGAGAGCATATATCAAGTTTAGGTAACTTCCTCCCCAGACAGCATAGCATGCCTCGTCGCGATCCAAAGCGTGACCtaacctcccctctccaactgttccctctccaactgttccctctccaaccccaatgTCTGCCACGAAATCCTAGCTTCTATTagccccctcctctcccctcatCAGGTCATCACTGGAAGTAACTCACCAAGCCTGaaaaacccccacccccaaccccaaaacccccaacaccaccgccgccataaCCCCCGCAATAGTAGCCATCATCACATGCctgctcttgctcctcctctcaaGCCAAACATCCAGCCCCGACCTCGGCTTCGGGTTCTCAATCTCGTCGTACAGatccatcaacctcgacccccagACACCAAATTTCATCactttttccctttcttccggCCCGAGTTCAAATGCTGAGAGGCCGGATGTTTTGAACCGGAGGATATCCGGGTCGAAGCCCGATTTGGAGATTAGGGATCGGAGAAGGgattgggatttgggggaggagggggggaagaggaggtggagcgTGTGGAGGGTTTCGAGGGCTAGGGgccgggggagaggagggggggcgcAGGTGTTATCTTGTCTGTCGTGGgcggtgaaggggaggaggaggttttctTTGAGGAGTGAGCTCCAGGAAAAGATCTTCACCACGCCTTGTAATTCATCCAGTTTGAGGTGCTCGCGCAGGTCATCAGTCTTTTCCAACTTCAAACCCGCTTTCTGGACCAAATTGTGAGCCTGCAGCCCCCTTTTGACAGCATGCGCGTGCTGGTCGGTTTCCtgaagggagg
This window encodes:
- a CDS encoding hypothetical protein (EggNog:ENOG503P145); the encoded protein is MGYTSRDEETAIQLTTLSSQSNDNDDQNEDIMRVVNRAASQRSKASVTSLHVFPLRTVTRENFKGLCAALWDWDMCPGCFEDTTCQNPTSCPWSQRSDRLMPFFDIYRRLTRGYVPEDFEQDSQAAALSCHEDLFELITKLRIYGRDTSREAFRKFVFEERGVPRGDQDRAIDLALRIMTMTSPQPSMEDELHSRVHNHTDLRSDPFKIEETFPVRVHPSLQETDQHAHAVKRGLQAHNLVQKAGLKLEKTDDLREHLKLDELQGVVKIFSWSSLLKENLLLPFTAHDRQDNTCAPPPLPRPLALETLHTLHLLFPPSSPKSQSLLRSLISKSGFDPDILRFKTSGLSAFELGPEEREKVMKFGVWGSRLMDLYDEIENPKPRSGLDVWLERRSKSRHVMMATIAGVMAAVVLGVLGLGVGVFQAWISWQTLGLEREQLEREQLERGG